GATGCTATTAGTAATAGATTTTACAATCgattttccttaaaaaaaaaattcgccCTTttgtttgttttattattttgatttgcAACTGATTTGTGAATCAGTTGTTAATAGCAACTAATTTTTGAAGTTGATTTTTCCCCCAAAAAATTCTCtcccatgattttttttttttattttgaaatgcaaCTGATTTGCGAATCGGTTACTAACAACAATCAATTTTTGcaatcaaataaaatttattgcTATTAGCAACTAATTTTTACAACCGATTGCAAATTGGTTGCAATTGGTTGCAAAAcacttaatttttaaaagaaattaactaCTGACAATCGGTTActaaaatcagttgctaattcGCTTATATACAACTACTTATTTTCTTCCCCACTACTCATTTTTTTCCTTCTTcattatttttttcctttctcatcctgtttatttaatttatttttctttagcataaaataaaaatttttgtacaaaatatattttttattagtagattatttgtagtattaatttttagtcattgctttgttatatatatatatatatatatatatatatatatatatatatatatatatataatttttttagtaatttatcttataaatatctttttatatttaattttttattaatatttttttataatagttattattagtaattttttttataatgtttttatattaattttttagtactaatttttcattaataatttattattttagtaagttttaaaaaaaattatttatttgaatttttttatttattatttggaaatttattttttttatattttttttctcaattaGCAATTGACTTTTTTGTTACTAAATTAGTTATAAATAGCAACCAATTTATAAAATGgttacaaaattataaaattaaagaaatcaaatTTTTTACAACTGATTATGTTTTGATTGCTATTAACAACCGATTTCAGTTGCTACTAGCaactgataatttttttttactaaaagttttatttttttaaaatttaattaatttaccaTTCGATTTGATTGTTGATTATTATTTACAATTGATTTAGTTGTCGGTTGCTATTTGCAACCAGCATCATTGCAACCGACTGAATCAATTACTAGATCGATTAGCTACCAATTTTAATGGATCAATAATTGATTAGATTtattgctaatttttttttttagtgtccACTTTCATTAACTTACCTCtacaataatatatttttataataatttataaggaTAGTTTTAATAATATATCTTGTGATTATACAAGAGATTGATTTTTCATTCCTTGAGGTTTTACGCCATTATATTGTCATTCCATCCATTAGTAGAATGTTTATGAAATATTAATACCAATTAAAATTAGAGACTCATATATCAACATTCTACTAATGAATGTAGAGATGATGTAATAACATAAAATCTTTATGGTACtaatttgatgaaaataaaagttgTCTTTTAAATGGTAATGCGCTGAATCATAAcatgtaattttaaaataatctaTAATTTCTAATTGTATAGATAATACTCCTTTACATTAATTTAGCTAATACAAtctcattttatatatatatatatatatatatatatatataattaattaattaattaattttaaatttttaaaagttattaaaatataaacaaattaaatttaaaaggtaTTTGGCTTGATTTATAAGTCGATCAAATCTACTTATAAATCAAAAGTTATAAGTATACTAGTGTTTGGTTTAActtataaattgaaaaaaattacttaaaataagtcATAAGTTATAAGTAAATCATTCTTACTTAAAACTTATCTACTTATTTTAAAACTACTTTTTAATCAAGTAAAAGACTATATTagtctaataatttttaaaaatatcaacacTATTTTCATTTTAACAATCACATCATTCAATTACATATACTTTTTGATCATTTTtacaaattaagttccttttaaACATTTTTTAACTAACACTTAAATtgtttaaaagttaattttaaatagtTTTACTAAACAATTAACtactatttttaaattaatttataagttaaaaaatatatgttaagttaaaaattaaaaataagtagttaaGTCAAACACTATCTTATTGTCTTTAAAACAAATGAACAGAATTTCAACCAACTTAGTGCCGTGAGTCAATTTGTTTgcaaaattaatttatcattttgaATTTTAAGCCACATCATTAATTGTTCAATTTTTTAAAGACTtattattaaatcatatttttattttatttcatttaagttcatgattaaattaatattattatatgttaatatttaaattctttattacatataaatttttataaaataaactaattgaaatataataaaatataaattaaaaatatttttatttatataattaactaaatcaacaataaaattaatattttaatataaattataatttttaatatttaatattcaaatataaattataaataaaataattattttataaattatttgatatacACGTGTTTACTACAGAGTAataaaaaagaatgtgaattatactagaaggattatatctttagaagtaaaggaatcaCTTTAAAGaataaaagtgggtaaagcctgtagacccgatggaataccaattgaagtgtggaagtgtttgggagatatgggagtggcatggttaactaaattatttaataaaattctaaattcaaagaaaatgtctgatgaatggaggagtattttagtacctatttttaaaaataagggaaacATACAAaactgctcaaactataggggaattaaactcatgagtcatactatgaagttgtgggagagagttgtgaaaCATCGACTACATCATAATACttttatctctcccaatcaatttggcttcatgtctggttgttcaactatggaagcgatcattcttattagaagcttgatggagaaatatagagatgcgaggaaagatttacacatggtttttatcgatttggagaaaacttatgatagtgttccaagagatgttttATGGAGAGTGTTAAAACAAaaggggtatctattaggtacatacaagtgttgaaagatatgtatgaaggagtaactactattgtgggagaagacacaagagattttcctatctcagttagattgcaccaaggttcagctgtaagcccttatctttttacattagttttagattaattaacgaaacatatgtaagagagtatcccttagtgtatgatgtttgcggatgatatagttctgatagatgagacgcaagaaggagttaatagaaagttagagctttggataaatactctagagtcaaagggctttaagttaagtagaacgaagacagaatacatgcattgcaagttcagtgaaggccgaactggtgatagggaaggagtgagTTTGGATGAAGTGatactgttccaaagtaatcactttaaatatctccgcTCAGTCCttaaagtagatgggggatgtgagaaggATATTAGTCATAAAATTAAAGTcggatggttaaagtggagacaTGCCACGGGAGTCTTACATGAtctcaagattcccaataaattgaaaggacaattttaccatacagccatacgaccaatcatgttatatggtagtgagtgttgggcactgaaggagtcgcatgtgtctaagataagagttgcggagatgagaatgttaaggtgaatgagtggccatactagactagataaagttcgtaatgaaagtattagagaaaatgtaagaGTGGTACCAattaaggataagttgagagaagggagattgagattgtttaatcatgtgaagcgtagacatacagaggctctagttagacaaatAGAGTACATTATGGTAGAGGATAGTATAACATGACCTACAAGCATTACATATTTTCAAGGATTTAAcgcaaaatcgtttagagtggagaaagagaatccatatagcagaccctaaatttttgggataaagacttagttgagttgagtatttgaTATACACGTGTTTCAAAAgccaatatatataaaattataaatgaggAGCCAAGCTTATGAACAGACAAAAATgtctttaatttatatattatgcacaattatattacttttattatttaaattaatttttgaatttatataAGTTTAAAATTCTTAGTTTACTTGTAGTAGGTATCTTTTTAGTTaagtttttattataatttaaaataaaaatcaattaaaaaggattaactaataagtaatttattttaaatagagTCTTAATTCTAAAGTTAaacatattttctttaaaaaaaaataaggcTCATTTGTTGAGCagttaatataagttaaatttgatTTTCGTAAAAACTATCAACTTTCAATAGAAaataattatagtatttatgtataggataataaattaattagatttagATTTTGCTATCATTAAtaatcttttattatttttttttgttaaaatcaaataaaatacctTTTAAATTATACTTTAATTAGTTCTTAAAATTAATGTTTATCTgctgttaaattattttttattttgtttaattcttataattcaaagtcttaaaaatttaaaatatttagctttatgtaatattcaaattgtgtaaatatattttattacacTTTAAGCTTTATAGGATATTTGATTGTAGCATTGGTAATAATAGGtcatttttaatatcaattaaagattttaatttttaaaaattattaacaaattaaaatttggaaaaaattttCTCTTGGATATCGATGGACAAATTaattccaatttcccacattaaTTTGTTTAATTAGTTTGCAAAAATCTCTCTAGCCAATATCTATTacacaaataaataaattccgcataaattattagttaaaaaaaatataatcctaatttaaaacataatcctAATTTAAAACGTGAGGggacttaaaaaaataattaaagagaAGTTTGCCAAACATGTTAGGGCATATAATTGAAGTTCTATTTAGGTTACGTTATTAATTATTTAAgtcttttttattaatatataattttattatatttttttatttattaaaaaattttatttcttaattatatttatatcataGGTATAGATTATAAATTATAGATCAAATAtagatatatttatttttatataatttaataaattatagtcGGGGCTTGTTTGGTTTAATTGATACAACTGATAATTTTTAACTAATAGCTGTTATTTTGATAGAAGataaattttaaatgtttaataaaattatatttaattattattgttgatatgtaaaatgactaataaaaatatatatcatataatttattttattattaaaataaatatatatttattaatttattatattatattacttattttattattaaagtaAGAAAAAAgttaactttttttaaaaaataattaaataattttaaaaatatattcataaaataataaagtaattattattattgataaaaaaaaatttataactaattttaaatttttagatgtGAAAAATgtatatttttcataataaataagtattttatattttttattgttaataaaaaatattttaataaaattataatacgtTAATTAATATGTAaagattataaataaataaaataaaagtattaataatattaatttttaaattacataataatataatctaaataaaaaaattaaattaaattaattatctgaaaataattataaaaataaaattaaaaaataaaattaatataaattataggtattatatcaattctcaaccttatttttttaaatttattaaatattttaattcatctatttaaatatttattaactaccatttatatttaaaaaataattaaatccccctttaatattataattaaagttctaaattttatttaatactttttaatatatttttcactTATATTGCCCTACTATTAGTATTTTAAAGTGAGAAGGAAATTTTGGAGAGAGTATGATCGTCTGTTAAACCCTAACACCCTTGTCTCGGTTGTCACTTTGGTCCGCTTCCACCTAAAAACCCAACCTTAAACCCTTCCCTGTGTCGGAGCCGCAGCCTTTATATTGTCTTCGAACACATTGATGGTTTAACGTTATCTTCTGCAAGTTTTTTCCTTTTCACTGAGAATTTAACCATGAAGAGCAAAAATCCCAAGAAGAGAGGCTCAGTTCCCAGAGGAAACAAGCGGGGCAATAAATTCGCAATCAAAGATGACCCCTTCTTCAATACCGAATCGAAGAAACGCCGAAAGATGGGTTTCCAAGATGACTACATCGACTCCGGAGAGTCAGAGGAGGAAAACGGAGTCTTAAGCGGCGGAGAAGAGAGGAAGGAGGACGAAGATGAGGAAATTGATCAGTTTGCGCAAGAGACTGCAGACGAGAAGAGGCAGCGCATGGCGAAATCCTATGTACAAAAGCTTCGAGAAATTGCAATAAGAGAAGAGGAGGAGGAGGGGGAagaggaggaagagagagagttTGAGAAGGAAGGGGAGAGGGATTCCCTTGTGGTTAAGAAGTTGATCCAGGAGCAGCTCGAGGAGAGTGGACGATTGAGAAGAGTTATAGCTTccaggtaaaaaaaaaaattgataaatttggTTTGTTTCTTGATgcagaagttttttttttctttttcagttCAAATTATAGATATTATGTTACAATTAGGTGTGAGTAGGCAACTTTTTGGTGAGTTTGGATGGATTTGAAATTCATGATGAAAATGGTTTTCATTATTGATTGTCACTCTTGGATTAGTTTGTGTTAGCTTTTTATTGATCTTTTAGATTTCTCATTTCCATGTTCATTTTGTTTGTGCGAGGAATGAGTCTTAGTAGTCTTTTACGATTCTTAGGTACAAATGTGTGAACTTTGTACGTCTCTGCAAGTTGATACTTTTTCTATTGCTAAATGATGGTTTCAGTTCAATTGCTAAAGTTCTTAGATAACTCCTAATCAAATATCGTGATATTGGGGTTTGGGAGTGTTCCCATATTGATTTTGTATCTCTAAAGCATCTTGGTTGCTTTATAATGAGCAATGCATTTTTAATGTTAACGCTTTGACATGTTTTTACATTAATGCATAATTTTGTCAACAACATGTGTTGTGTTTCTTTTAAGAATTCTTATGTTTATTCATACTTTAGGGTTGAGAAGCCTGATAGTGGATTTGAGGTCCTATTGAAGCATCGGCATTCTGTTACTGCTGTATGTCTATCTGATGATGACTCAAAGGGCTTTTCTGCTTCCAAAGATGGCACAATTTTATATTGGGATGTAGATACTGGGAAAGGTGAGAAGTACCATTGGCCTAATGAAGAAACACTCAGACTTCATGGAGCCAAGGGTCCTGATGGTAAAGCTACAAAGCATAGCAAACAGGTTTTATCATTGGCTGTTAGCACTGATGGTAAGTATTTAGCAAGTGGAGGATTAGATAGGCATGTTCATGTATGGGACACACGAACGAGAGAACATATTCAGGTGAAATATTTGTTTATTTCTTACTtttttgagaatgtgcattgttTTTTCAACCTTTTGGTTTGCCTTTAAAAACTACACTTATATGCACATGGCTGGAGGGATCTGGATGTCCTGTCAGACAAATGGGGCAATTAACTGTGTGAGAGTAAAAGCCCTATTGCACTGACAAGGTCCTGAATGCATCAACTTAAGTGCACCACGCATAGGGTGAAATCTGGAAAAGTTTACTGTGTTCTGGCACGTAGATATACCCTGTAGCACCTTTGTACCTAGACAATTTAATTTATTGCTACCTCCTGCATGCATTACAGACTGCAGCATCCTGGATGATCTTGTCCTGTGATGTTAAGTTGTCTGATATGATACTGACATTATGCTGTCAAGAGCATAGTTAAGGAATGTTGGAAGTCATGTTCTCACTCAGTATCTTCATTTATTATCTATTTGTAGGCTTTTCCAGGTCACAGAGGGCCTGTGTCATGCCTAACTTTTAGGCAAGGGACTTCAGAACTTTTTTCTGGTTCTTTTGATCGATCAATCAAAATATGGAATGTGGAAGACAGAGCTTATATAAGCACATTGTTTGGTCACCAAAGTGAAGTATTAACAGTTGATTGCTTGCGGAAAGAACGGGTGTTAGCGACAGGACGTGATCGGACTATGCAATTATTCAAGGTATGCAATCTCTTCTTATAATATTTAAAGATTCACTTTGTCTATTTTAAAAACAAAAAGATTGGGGCTGTGGGGAAGCAGTATTTATtactattgttattattattattattattattattattattattattaataacaaTTCTGACAAGATGAAGGTATATTAGGGAACATTTGGTTCAATAGCTAAAAGgctctttttcttttttgctaACTTGAAGGCAAAATTCACTATTAATAATAAGAAAtgattttggaaaaaaaaatctctatgaaatatgaaaattgtttgtattttGCTTTTTTCATGGAAATCACTAGCGCTACAACTGCTTCCATTTCCATTTCAGCCACCATTACTATTGCTGCTACTACCATTAAAGAGTAATTTTTATTCAGAAGTGAAAAATGAAATCATGCCAAATGGTGCATAAGTTTATTGAAATTTGGGagcaaaatgattttttttcccctttttgtGTTGTTGGGGTTCTCCACATCTTAGGAAAGACCAAAGCCATTATATGGTGTGTAGATATTCATAGTTTTTCTAAATTCAATGAGGGAGAAGAAATGAACGTGCTTAGATTTTCTTATCTTCATGTTATTCTCTCACTAATAAGAAAATTCAGGCTAGGAGATGTACCTACATGAAAGGTGAGATTTTTAATTTTTCCAGTTTAATCATTTTCTTATTCTAGAAGAGAAATACTGGACTATGGATGAGCTCCATCTTTTTGTGGAAATATAAGGGATAATCGAGTGTTGTATCTAGTTGAAAGCTGGCATTGATTAGTTTGTAGTATGTCCAACTTCATTCCTCAAACTTTTAAGTTGATTAGGTGTGGTCCAACAACTTGTAAATTTTATTTGATCAAATAGTTTGTTAATTGAATTGGTGTGTGGCAAATTTAAAAGTGGCTATATAAGCACAATGTAATGGTAATCAATGATTGTAAAGATAATCATTTAAGAACCACATTGAgaattttctattatttagaggGTCAAATTTAAAAATGTTCCTATTAGTGTAGTTAACAAAATGCAAGCCCGCCCTCTTTTACCAGTTTGAGGCCAACAAGAACTTTTTAATCGTAAGAATATAT
This sequence is a window from Hevea brasiliensis isolate MT/VB/25A 57/8 chromosome 10, ASM3005281v1, whole genome shotgun sequence. Protein-coding genes within it:
- the LOC110667259 gene encoding U3 snoRNP-associated protein-like EMB2271 — its product is MKSKNPKKRGSVPRGNKRGNKFAIKDDPFFNTESKKRRKMGFQDDYIDSGESEEENGVLSGGEERKEDEDEEIDQFAQETADEKRQRMAKSYVQKLREIAIREEEEEGEEEEEREFEKEGERDSLVVKKLIQEQLEESGRLRRVIASRVEKPDSGFEVLLKHRHSVTAVCLSDDDSKGFSASKDGTILYWDVDTGKGEKYHWPNEETLRLHGAKGPDGKATKHSKQVLSLAVSTDGKYLASGGLDRHVHVWDTRTREHIQAFPGHRGPVSCLTFRQGTSELFSGSFDRSIKIWNVEDRAYISTLFGHQSEVLTVDCLRKERVLATGRDRTMQLFKVPEESRLIFRASASSLECCCFIDNDEFLSGSDDGNIELWSVQKKKPVYVVKNAHAMLTDFKNFEQKENGSMFNGYLACSWVSSVAVCRGSDLAASGAGSGSVRLWTVESAPKGIKPLYDLPLVGFVNSLAFSKSGKFLVAGVGQEPRLGRWGRISAARNGVAIQRLTLS